Proteins from a genomic interval of Halopseudomonas litoralis:
- a CDS encoding uroporphyrinogen-III synthase, translated as MSDLPLAGRRVALPESRELDLFANMLLKRGAEVVRCPLVAIHDAQDQQPIRDWLNRFNSQPWDDFIVLTGEGIRRLLTAAERAGDNVREKFIVRLAQVRKITRGPKPGAALRTVGLKADLVAVEPTTAGIIRTLQSEDLRGRRIAVQLYGSDPNLLLMDFLHEAGAEVAAVAPYVYADDVEDARVDALITEMAAGRLDVIAFTSATQVRRLFQIGRRSVGEQALCDILGRLKIAAVGPVVASELHERGLQVDLMPASSFFMKPLVRELVREFGGKPEVDGLH; from the coding sequence ATGTCTGACCTTCCCCTGGCGGGCCGCCGTGTCGCCCTGCCTGAGAGCCGCGAGCTTGATCTGTTTGCGAATATGCTGCTGAAGCGCGGTGCAGAGGTTGTACGCTGCCCCTTGGTGGCCATTCATGATGCGCAGGACCAGCAACCGATACGGGACTGGCTGAATCGGTTCAATAGCCAACCCTGGGATGATTTCATCGTGCTGACCGGTGAGGGCATACGCCGCCTGCTGACAGCAGCCGAACGGGCCGGGGACAATGTGCGCGAGAAGTTCATTGTGCGGCTGGCACAGGTACGCAAGATAACTCGTGGCCCCAAGCCCGGTGCGGCGCTGCGTACGGTGGGCCTCAAGGCGGACCTCGTGGCAGTCGAACCGACCACCGCCGGCATCATTCGCACACTGCAATCGGAAGATCTGCGCGGTCGCCGTATTGCCGTGCAGCTGTATGGCAGCGACCCTAACCTTCTGCTGATGGATTTTCTGCACGAGGCGGGCGCCGAGGTCGCAGCGGTTGCACCTTACGTTTATGCCGACGATGTCGAAGATGCCCGGGTTGATGCGCTGATAACCGAGATGGCCGCCGGCAGGCTGGATGTTATTGCCTTCACCAGTGCCACGCAGGTGCGGCGACTTTTCCAGATCGGCCGACGTTCGGTGGGTGAGCAGGCGCTGTGTGACATTCTCGGACGCCTGAAGATCGCCGCGGTCGGCCCGGTGGTGGCGAGTGAGCTGCATGAACGCGGTTTGCAGGTGGATCTCATGCCGGCCAGCAGCTTCTTCATGAAGCCGCTGGTGCGGGAGCTGGTCAGGGAGTTCGGGGGCAAACCGGAAGTCGATGGTTTACACTGA
- the ccoN gene encoding cytochrome-c oxidase, cbb3-type subunit I gives MIHPSASAGSSESGYNYDVVRKFTVMTLVWGVLGMAMGVVLAAQLVWPALNFDLPWFSFGRLRPIHTNLVIFAFGGGALFATSLYVVQRTSRVRLVSDRLANFVFWAWQTILVAVIVSYASGLTTSKEYAEMIWPIATLITVVWVAYGYLFFGTIARRKVKHIYVGNWFYGAFIIVTGLVHVVNHIDVPVSLFKSYPVYAGAADAMIQWWYGHSVVGFILSVGFLGLMYYYVPKQAGRPIYSYRLSIVHFWAVIALYIWAGPHHLHYTALPDWAQTLGMVMSIILLAPSWGGMINGMMTLSGAWHKLRTDPVLRFLVVALAFYGMSTFEGPMMAIKTVNALSHYTDWTIGHVHAGALGWVAMISIGALYHMVPRLWGRDGMYSIGMINLHFWMATMGTVLYIVAMWVNGITQGLMWRAVNVDGTLTYAFVEALEASHPGYIVRMIGGGIFAAGMLLMAFNCMMTIRGVGVQEQGSLVEVSH, from the coding sequence ATGATTCACCCCTCAGCTTCAGCGGGCTCATCCGAGTCCGGCTATAACTACGATGTTGTTCGCAAGTTCACCGTCATGACCCTAGTATGGGGTGTACTCGGCATGGCCATGGGGGTCGTGCTGGCGGCCCAGCTGGTCTGGCCCGCGCTCAATTTCGACCTGCCTTGGTTCAGTTTCGGGCGCCTCCGGCCGATCCATACCAACCTGGTGATTTTCGCCTTCGGTGGCGGCGCCCTGTTTGCTACATCCCTTTATGTAGTGCAGCGCACCAGCCGGGTACGGCTGGTATCCGATAGGCTGGCCAACTTCGTCTTCTGGGCCTGGCAGACGATTCTGGTTGCCGTCATCGTCAGCTACGCCAGCGGCCTCACCACCAGCAAGGAATATGCTGAAATGATCTGGCCCATCGCGACGCTGATCACCGTGGTCTGGGTTGCCTATGGCTACCTGTTCTTCGGCACTATCGCCCGGCGCAAGGTCAAACATATCTATGTCGGCAACTGGTTCTACGGCGCTTTCATCATTGTCACCGGGCTGGTGCACGTGGTGAACCATATCGACGTGCCGGTCTCGCTGTTCAAGTCTTATCCGGTCTACGCCGGGGCGGCTGATGCCATGATCCAATGGTGGTACGGTCACAGTGTGGTGGGCTTCATTCTGTCGGTGGGCTTTCTCGGCCTGATGTACTACTACGTACCCAAACAGGCTGGGCGTCCGATCTACTCCTATCGCCTGTCCATCGTGCATTTCTGGGCGGTGATTGCGCTGTATATCTGGGCCGGACCGCACCATCTGCATTACACCGCACTGCCAGACTGGGCGCAGACGCTTGGCATGGTGATGTCGATCATCCTGCTGGCGCCAAGTTGGGGTGGCATGATCAACGGCATGATGACGCTCTCCGGGGCCTGGCACAAACTGCGCACTGACCCCGTCCTGCGTTTTCTGGTAGTGGCGCTGGCCTTCTATGGCATGTCCACCTTCGAAGGCCCGATGATGGCGATCAAGACAGTCAATGCGTTGTCGCACTACACCGACTGGACCATCGGCCACGTACACGCTGGTGCGCTGGGCTGGGTGGCGATGATCAGCATCGGTGCGCTCTATCACATGGTGCCGCGGCTGTGGGGGCGTGACGGCATGTACAGTATCGGCATGATCAATCTGCATTTCTGGATGGCGACGATGGGCACCGTGCTGTATATCGTCGCCATGTGGGTCAACGGCATCACCCAGGGCCTGATGTGGCGTGCGGTAAACGTTGATGGCACCTTGACCTACGCCTTTGTCGAGGCGCTGGAAGCCAGCCATCCAGGCTATATCGTACGGATGATCGGCGGCGGTATCTTTGCGGCGGGCATGTTACTGATGGCCTTCAATTGCATGATGACCATTCGTGGCGTCGGCGTGCAGGAGCAGGGTTCGCTGGTAGAGGTAAGTCACTAG
- a CDS encoding IclR family transcriptional regulator domain-containing protein, protein MAPPIIASPAKRIDALTGDPNFMTSLARGLVVIHAFQERKRHLTIAEISRRTEISRAAVRRCLLTLIKLGYATTDGRTYSLLPKVLTLGHAYLSSTPLAVTAQPILDRLSDKLQEAFSMATLEGDEILYVARSSIPLRLISVNLSIGSRLPAYCTSMGLILLAGLDDTALEDYLEHANLKARTSRTLHTPEAVRSAVAEVRRRGWVVTDQELEIGLRSLAVPLKDSAGQVLAALNVGTHVGRITRQELEARFLPVLLEASKELSAKMFY, encoded by the coding sequence GTGGCGCCGCCCATCATTGCTTCGCCTGCCAAGCGCATCGATGCACTGACCGGCGACCCGAATTTCATGACCTCTCTGGCACGCGGGCTGGTGGTGATTCATGCCTTTCAGGAGCGCAAACGCCATCTCACCATCGCCGAAATCAGCCGTCGCACCGAGATATCCCGCGCAGCGGTACGCCGTTGCCTGCTGACCTTGATCAAGCTTGGTTATGCTACGACTGACGGGCGCACTTACTCACTGCTGCCGAAGGTCTTGACGCTGGGGCATGCCTATCTGTCATCGACGCCGCTGGCAGTGACCGCGCAACCGATTCTGGATCGCCTCAGCGACAAGTTGCAGGAAGCTTTCTCCATGGCGACGCTGGAAGGCGACGAGATCCTCTATGTCGCGCGCTCTTCTATCCCATTGCGCCTGATATCGGTAAACCTCAGCATCGGCAGTCGTCTGCCCGCCTACTGCACTTCCATGGGTCTGATCCTGTTAGCGGGGCTGGATGATACGGCGCTGGAAGACTATCTCGAGCATGCCAACCTGAAGGCCAGGACCAGCCGCACACTGCACACGCCCGAAGCAGTCCGCTCGGCCGTTGCCGAGGTTCGTCGGCGTGGCTGGGTGGTGACCGATCAGGAGTTGGAAATCGGCCTGCGCTCACTGGCCGTCCCGCTGAAAGACTCCGCCGGCCAGGTGTTGGCCGCGCTCAATGTCGGCACGCATGTCGGCCGGATAACCCGGCAGGAACTGGAAGCCCGCTTTCTGCCGGTGTTGCTGGAAGCCAGCAAGGAGTTAAGCGCCAAGATGTTTTACTGA
- a CDS encoding cache domain-containing protein, which translates to MLAKKMYRFLILLAASLILPLQAQTNAEQEEANAARALLTEAVDYYKENGDKALAVFSRQGPFVKDDLYVFAINTNGIMLASGGPSVMLIGRDIMNTIDDELKPKFQHALSQPENGKIIEADYPWGSWNTGGRKITKHVYFQRVGDTVLAVGYYQPRASSEQALQLLETASEAVSRNPRETFTAINALDQRFYQDDLYVFVVELDSQRFVAHGSNLRLVGRDFGALADEAGKPFGQEALDKVATSETAEFDYQWKHPITGDTEQKRAYARKVGNYLVAVGYYQPNNGSDAQADAE; encoded by the coding sequence ATGCTGGCAAAGAAGATGTACCGATTTCTGATATTACTGGCTGCAAGCCTGATTCTGCCATTGCAGGCCCAGACGAATGCGGAGCAGGAAGAGGCGAATGCCGCCCGCGCCCTGCTCACCGAAGCCGTCGATTACTACAAGGAGAACGGTGACAAGGCGCTGGCCGTGTTCAGCCGGCAGGGGCCCTTCGTCAAGGATGATCTCTACGTATTCGCGATCAACACCAATGGCATCATGCTGGCCAGTGGTGGGCCGTCGGTCATGCTGATCGGACGGGACATCATGAATACCATCGATGACGAGCTCAAGCCCAAGTTCCAGCACGCGCTGAGTCAGCCTGAAAACGGTAAAATAATTGAGGCGGATTATCCCTGGGGCAGCTGGAATACCGGTGGCCGTAAGATCACCAAGCATGTGTACTTCCAGCGGGTAGGCGATACCGTGCTTGCGGTGGGCTATTACCAGCCCCGCGCCAGTTCCGAGCAGGCGTTGCAATTGCTGGAGACGGCAAGCGAGGCGGTAAGCCGCAATCCGCGGGAAACCTTTACTGCCATCAACGCCTTGGATCAGCGCTTCTATCAGGATGATCTCTACGTGTTTGTGGTCGAGCTGGATAGCCAACGCTTCGTCGCCCATGGCTCCAACCTGCGTCTGGTCGGGCGTGACTTCGGTGCTTTGGCTGACGAGGCCGGCAAGCCCTTCGGCCAGGAGGCGCTGGACAAAGTTGCCACCAGCGAGACGGCTGAGTTTGATTACCAGTGGAAGCACCCGATCACTGGTGATACCGAGCAAAAGCGTGCCTATGCCCGCAAGGTCGGTAACTATTTGGTCGCCGTGGGCTATTACCAGCCCAATAACGGCAGCGATGCTCAAGCTGACGCTGAATAA
- a CDS encoding LysR family transcriptional regulator: MDWDNLRFFLELSRAGRLTTAARRLGVDHTTVSRRLQALEKSLGVALFLRDTSGYTLTEAGRSLLPQVELMEGASVRIEQALPNPGETLSGQVRIGATEGYGTMLVAGQLSELSHRHPHLHLDLLALPRAVRLSRHEADIVITLERPERGPFIITKLTDYVLRLYAGKDYLQQHGPITSRNDLAQHRFVSYVDDLVFSKDLLFLDEIAGSGAVGVRSTSVLAQQEAIASGAGLGILPAFTADQDPRLQLIMPAQIRFIRTFWMLMPIELKDIARMRVTWDFLREMAEREQGRLMGK; the protein is encoded by the coding sequence ATGGATTGGGATAACCTGCGGTTTTTTCTCGAATTAAGCAGAGCAGGGCGGTTGACCACAGCGGCGCGGCGCCTCGGCGTGGACCACACTACGGTATCCAGACGGCTGCAGGCCTTGGAGAAAAGTCTCGGCGTGGCGCTATTCCTCCGTGATACCAGTGGCTACACCCTGACCGAAGCCGGGCGCAGCCTGTTGCCGCAAGTGGAGTTGATGGAAGGGGCCAGCGTGCGTATCGAACAGGCGCTGCCCAATCCGGGTGAAACCCTGTCCGGCCAGGTGCGCATCGGTGCTACCGAGGGTTACGGCACCATGCTGGTGGCCGGCCAATTGAGTGAGCTCAGTCACCGCCACCCGCACCTGCACCTCGATCTGCTGGCGCTGCCGCGCGCCGTGCGCCTGTCCCGCCATGAGGCCGATATCGTCATCACCCTGGAGCGCCCAGAGCGCGGGCCGTTCATCATTACCAAGCTCACTGACTATGTGTTGCGCCTGTATGCCGGCAAGGATTACCTGCAGCAGCACGGCCCGATCACCAGCCGCAACGATCTGGCACAGCACCGCTTCGTCAGTTATGTGGATGATCTGGTGTTCAGCAAGGACCTGCTGTTTCTTGATGAAATCGCCGGTTCCGGCGCGGTCGGGGTACGCAGCACCAGTGTGCTGGCGCAGCAGGAAGCCATTGCTTCGGGTGCCGGGCTGGGCATCCTGCCGGCCTTTACAGCCGACCAGGACCCCCGGCTACAGCTGATCATGCCGGCGCAGATCCGTTTCATTCGTACTTTCTGGATGCTGATGCCTATCGAACTCAAGGATATTGCGCGGATGCGGGTGACCTGGGATTTTCTGCGGGAGATGGCGGAGCGGGAGCAGGGTAGGTTGATGGGGAAATAG
- a CDS encoding CoA-acylating methylmalonate-semialdehyde dehydrogenase, which translates to MSNNNLPTVKLLINGEFVESKTDQWRDVINPATQEVLARVPFATQDEINAAVASAKEAFKTWRKTPIGARARIFLKYQQLIRENIKELAAILTAEQGKTMADAEGDVFRGLEVVEHASAVGNLQLGELANNVAGGVDTYTLLQPLGVCAGITPFNFPAMIPLWMFPMAIATGNTFVLKPSEQDPMVTMRLVELALEAGIPPGVLNVIHGGVDAVNGVCDHPDIKAVSFVGSTHVGTHVYNRASQAGKRVQCMMGAKNHAVIMPDANKEQTLNNLIGAAFGAAGQRCMALPVIILVGESRNWLPELARKAETLKVSAGIEAGTDVGPVISTSALERVNGLIQKGIDEGAELVLDGRNPNVAGYADGNFVGPTIFAGVKPGMTVYDEEIFGPVLCVMQADSLDEAIDIINANPNGNGTAIFTRSGGIARRFQEDIDVGQVGINVPIPVPVPLFSFSGSRGSKLGDLGPYGKQVILFYTQTKTITARWFDDDEQAAAVNTTITLK; encoded by the coding sequence ATGAGCAACAATAATCTCCCCACCGTCAAACTGCTGATCAACGGCGAATTCGTCGAATCCAAGACCGATCAATGGCGCGATGTCATCAACCCGGCCACTCAGGAAGTGCTGGCTCGCGTGCCCTTCGCTACCCAGGATGAGATCAACGCCGCCGTCGCCAGCGCCAAGGAAGCCTTCAAGACCTGGCGCAAGACGCCGATCGGCGCCCGCGCGCGTATCTTCCTCAAGTATCAGCAGCTGATCCGCGAGAACATCAAGGAGCTGGCCGCCATCCTCACCGCCGAGCAGGGCAAGACTATGGCGGATGCCGAAGGCGATGTATTCCGCGGTCTGGAAGTGGTTGAACATGCCTCTGCAGTGGGCAACCTGCAGTTGGGCGAACTGGCCAACAACGTGGCCGGTGGTGTGGATACCTATACCCTGCTGCAACCGCTGGGCGTCTGCGCCGGCATCACGCCGTTCAACTTCCCGGCGATGATTCCGCTGTGGATGTTCCCCATGGCCATTGCCACCGGCAACACCTTCGTCCTCAAGCCCTCCGAGCAGGATCCCATGGTCACCATGCGCCTGGTCGAACTGGCGCTGGAAGCCGGTATCCCTCCGGGCGTGCTCAACGTGATCCACGGTGGCGTGGATGCGGTAAATGGTGTGTGTGACCACCCGGATATCAAGGCCGTGTCCTTTGTCGGTTCCACCCATGTCGGCACTCACGTGTACAACCGCGCCAGCCAGGCTGGCAAGCGCGTGCAGTGCATGATGGGCGCCAAGAACCACGCCGTGATCATGCCCGATGCCAACAAGGAACAGACGCTGAACAACCTGATCGGCGCCGCTTTCGGTGCTGCCGGCCAGCGCTGCATGGCGTTGCCGGTGATCATTCTGGTCGGCGAGTCGCGCAACTGGCTGCCGGAACTGGCACGCAAGGCTGAAACACTGAAGGTCAGCGCTGGTATCGAAGCGGGCACTGATGTCGGTCCGGTGATTTCCACTTCGGCGCTGGAGCGCGTCAATGGCCTGATCCAGAAAGGTATCGATGAAGGCGCCGAACTGGTACTGGATGGTCGCAACCCGAACGTCGCTGGCTATGCTGACGGCAACTTCGTCGGCCCGACCATCTTCGCTGGTGTGAAGCCGGGCATGACCGTGTACGACGAGGAAATCTTCGGACCGGTGCTGTGTGTGATGCAAGCGGACAGTTTGGATGAAGCGATCGACATCATCAACGCCAACCCGAACGGCAACGGCACCGCCATCTTCACACGTTCCGGTGGCATCGCCCGCCGCTTCCAGGAAGACATCGACGTCGGCCAGGTGGGTATCAACGTGCCGATTCCAGTTCCGGTTCCGCTGTTCTCCTTCAGCGGCTCGCGCGGTTCCAAGCTGGGTGATCTGGGCCCCTACGGCAAGCAGGTGATCCTGTTCTACACCCAGACCAAGACCATCACTGCCCGCTGGTTCGATGACGATGAGCAGGCCGCTGCGGTCAACACCACTATCACCCTGAAGTAA
- a CDS encoding enoyl-CoA hydratase, translating into MSFETILVETRERVGLITLNRPQALNALNTQVLDDLNQALDQFENDPNIGCVVLTGSSKAFAAGADIKQMVDLQYPGVFMDDFFSPADRIANRRKPLIAAVAGYALGGGCELAMICDFIYAADNARFGQPEINLGVLPGIGGTQRLTRAIGKAKAMEMCLTGRQMDAQEAEQAGLVARIIPVDQLLEETLKTAKVIAEKSLPSVMMTKECVNRVFETNLAEGVRFERRVFHSIFATADQTEGMKAFAEKRKPNFKHN; encoded by the coding sequence ATGAGTTTTGAAACCATTCTGGTTGAGACCCGCGAGCGTGTAGGCCTGATTACCCTGAACCGTCCGCAGGCGCTGAATGCACTGAATACCCAAGTGCTGGATGACCTGAACCAGGCACTCGACCAGTTCGAGAATGACCCAAACATCGGCTGCGTGGTACTGACCGGCTCCAGCAAGGCCTTTGCCGCTGGCGCAGACATCAAGCAGATGGTCGACCTGCAGTACCCTGGCGTGTTCATGGATGACTTCTTCTCCCCCGCCGACCGCATCGCCAACCGCCGCAAGCCGTTGATCGCGGCAGTTGCCGGTTATGCGCTGGGCGGTGGTTGCGAGCTGGCGATGATCTGCGACTTCATCTACGCCGCCGACAACGCCCGCTTCGGTCAGCCCGAGATCAATCTGGGCGTACTACCCGGTATCGGCGGCACCCAGCGTCTGACCCGTGCCATTGGCAAGGCCAAAGCGATGGAAATGTGCCTGACCGGTCGCCAGATGGATGCTCAGGAAGCCGAACAGGCCGGCCTGGTTGCCCGTATCATTCCGGTCGATCAGCTGCTGGAAGAAACCCTGAAGACTGCCAAGGTGATTGCCGAGAAATCTCTGCCCAGCGTGATGATGACCAAGGAATGCGTCAACCGCGTGTTCGAGACCAATCTGGCCGAGGGCGTACGCTTCGAGCGCCGGGTGTTCCACTCGATCTTCGCCACCGCCGATCAGACCGAAGGCATGAAGGCGTTCGCCGAGAAGCGCAAACCCAACTTCAAGCACAATTGA
- the mmsB gene encoding 3-hydroxyisobutyrate dehydrogenase — MKIGFLGLGNMGGPMAHNLIKAGHQLTVFDLSQAAAANLVEAGANAASSIAELAKSDIDLIITMLPAAQHVKSVYLGDDGLLANIAPAVRLIDSSTIDPMSAREVADAAAKNGNAMVDAPVSGGTGGATAGTLTFMVGGEQADFDVALPILEAMGKNIVYCGPSGNGQVAKVANNMLLGISMIGAAEAMNLGVSLGMDPKVLASIINTSSGRCWSTDTYNPYPGVLESAPASRGYTGGFGTDLMLKDLGLATEAAKQARQPVVLGALAQQLYQTFSGQGNGGLDFSAIIKMYNGEIE; from the coding sequence ATGAAAATCGGATTTCTTGGTTTAGGCAACATGGGTGGGCCAATGGCTCATAATCTTATCAAGGCCGGCCATCAGCTGACTGTATTCGACCTGTCCCAGGCCGCCGCAGCCAATCTGGTGGAAGCTGGCGCCAACGCCGCCTCCAGCATTGCCGAGCTGGCCAAAAGCGATATCGACCTGATCATTACCATGCTTCCGGCTGCCCAGCATGTGAAGTCGGTTTATCTGGGTGACGACGGCCTGCTGGCCAATATTGCTCCAGCGGTTCGCCTGATCGACAGCTCCACCATCGATCCCATGAGCGCCCGCGAAGTTGCCGACGCCGCCGCCAAAAACGGCAATGCCATGGTCGACGCACCGGTATCCGGGGGGACCGGCGGTGCCACCGCTGGCACCTTGACCTTTATGGTCGGCGGTGAACAGGCCGACTTCGACGTCGCTCTGCCGATTCTCGAGGCCATGGGCAAGAACATCGTCTATTGCGGACCGAGTGGCAATGGCCAGGTCGCCAAGGTGGCCAACAACATGCTGCTGGGCATCTCAATGATCGGCGCCGCCGAGGCCATGAACCTGGGCGTGTCCCTGGGCATGGACCCCAAGGTGCTGGCCAGCATCATCAACACCTCCAGCGGTCGCTGCTGGAGCACCGATACCTACAACCCCTACCCCGGCGTGCTGGAAAGCGCCCCAGCCTCCCGCGGCTACACCGGCGGTTTCGGCACCGACCTGATGCTCAAGGACCTGGGCCTGGCTACCGAAGCAGCAAAACAGGCACGCCAGCCAGTGGTGCTCGGCGCCCTCGCCCAGCAGTTGTATCAGACCTTCAGCGGCCAGGGTAATGGCGGGTTGGACTTCTCCGCCATCATCAAGATGTACAACGGAGAGATCGAATGA
- a CDS encoding enoyl-CoA hydratase/isomerase family protein, whose product MTEQSVLVDVRNGVGHLILNRPAGLNAISLDMVRSLRQQLDAWQNDPAIRLVVLRASGEKAFCAGGDIRGLYDSFKKGDGMYLTFFEEEYAMDQVLHGYSKPVLALMDGFVLGGGMGLAQAASHRVVTERVKMGMPETGIGYFPDVGGSYFLSRLEGAIGQYLGVTGSHIRAADALYCGLADHCISSDLVAELDQALNSQSWSDDPAGDLDQLLHKRASQKIPGSEVKALRSAIDRHFSHPDMLKIRASLAAEDCPAYQDWAERTLTAIDSKSPLAMNVTLELLRRGRELSLADCFELELHLDRQWFAKGDIMEGVRALIVDKDKNPRWNPPTLAEVKAEQVAEFFAGFTARSTDERRQA is encoded by the coding sequence ATGACCGAACAGAGCGTACTGGTCGACGTGCGTAACGGCGTCGGCCACCTGATCCTCAACCGCCCGGCCGGCCTCAATGCCATCAGCCTGGATATGGTCCGCAGCCTGCGCCAACAGCTGGATGCCTGGCAGAACGACCCGGCCATCCGCCTGGTGGTGCTGCGCGCTAGTGGTGAGAAGGCCTTCTGCGCCGGTGGCGACATCCGTGGTCTTTATGACAGCTTCAAGAAGGGTGATGGCATGTACCTCACCTTCTTTGAAGAGGAATACGCCATGGATCAGGTGCTTCATGGCTACTCCAAGCCGGTATTGGCACTGATGGACGGTTTCGTACTGGGCGGTGGCATGGGCCTGGCCCAGGCCGCCTCGCACCGCGTGGTCACCGAGCGGGTGAAAATGGGCATGCCGGAAACCGGCATCGGCTACTTCCCTGATGTCGGCGGCAGCTATTTCCTGTCTCGCCTGGAGGGCGCCATCGGCCAATACCTGGGCGTGACCGGCTCGCATATCCGCGCTGCCGACGCCCTGTACTGCGGCCTGGCCGATCACTGCATCAGCAGCGACCTTGTCGCGGAACTGGATCAAGCGCTGAACAGCCAGAGCTGGTCGGATGACCCGGCCGGCGATCTGGATCAACTGCTGCACAAACGCGCCTCGCAGAAGATTCCCGGCTCCGAGGTCAAGGCGCTGCGCTCGGCCATCGACCGACATTTCAGCCACCCGGACATGCTCAAGATTCGCGCTTCCCTGGCCGCCGAGGACTGCCCCGCCTATCAAGACTGGGCAGAACGCACCCTGACCGCCATCGACAGCAAGTCGCCACTGGCGATGAACGTGACCTTGGAACTGCTGCGTCGTGGCCGTGAGCTGAGTCTTGCAGACTGCTTCGAACTGGAGCTGCACCTCGATCGCCAGTGGTTCGCAAAGGGCGACATCATGGAGGGCGTGCGCGCATTGATAGTCGACAAGGACAAGAATCCCCGCTGGAATCCGCCTACGCTGGCCGAAGTAAAAGCGGAACAGGTCGCGGAGTTCTTTGCTGGTTTCACCGCGCGCAGCACTGATGAACGACGTCAGGCCTGA
- a CDS encoding acyl-CoA dehydrogenase family protein translates to MHDIELNEDQRMIRDMARQFARSELAPRAAEWDKSGWIDDAVVRQMGELGLLGMVVPEEWGGSYVDYVAYALAVEEIAAGCSATGAMMSIHNSVGCGPVLKFGTPEQQEAWLPDLAAGKAIGCFALTEPQAGSEANNLRTRAVLENGEWIITGAKQFVSNAKRAQLAVVFAVTDPELGKKGLSAFLVPTDNPGFKIERMEHKMGIRGSDTCAVTLDNCRIPEANLLGPRGKGLAIALSNLEGGRIGIAAQALGIARSAFEAALTYARERTQFGVALTEHQSIANMLADMHTRLNATRLLILHAARLRTEGVPCLSEASQAKLFASEMAEDVCSKAVQIHGGYGYLEDYPVERLYRDARITQIYEGTSEIQRLLIARELKNYPL, encoded by the coding sequence ATGCACGATATTGAACTCAACGAAGACCAGCGCATGATCCGCGACATGGCCCGCCAGTTCGCCCGGAGCGAATTGGCGCCGCGCGCCGCCGAATGGGACAAGTCCGGCTGGATCGATGACGCCGTGGTACGCCAGATGGGCGAACTCGGCCTGCTGGGCATGGTGGTGCCGGAAGAATGGGGCGGCAGTTACGTCGACTACGTCGCCTATGCCTTGGCCGTGGAAGAAATCGCCGCCGGCTGCAGCGCTACCGGAGCCATGATGAGCATTCACAACTCGGTGGGCTGCGGTCCTGTGCTCAAGTTCGGCACCCCTGAGCAACAGGAAGCCTGGCTGCCCGATCTCGCTGCCGGCAAGGCCATCGGCTGCTTTGCCCTGACCGAACCCCAGGCGGGTTCCGAAGCGAATAATCTGCGCACCCGCGCGGTGCTGGAAAATGGCGAGTGGATAATCACTGGCGCCAAACAGTTCGTCAGTAACGCCAAGCGTGCGCAGCTGGCTGTTGTTTTTGCGGTGACCGATCCGGAGCTGGGCAAGAAGGGCTTATCCGCGTTTCTGGTACCCACCGACAACCCCGGCTTCAAGATCGAGCGCATGGAACATAAGATGGGCATTCGCGGCTCGGATACCTGCGCCGTGACCTTGGACAACTGCCGGATTCCCGAGGCCAACCTGCTCGGTCCGCGCGGCAAAGGACTGGCCATCGCCCTGTCCAACCTGGAAGGCGGCCGTATCGGCATCGCCGCTCAGGCACTGGGCATCGCTCGCTCGGCCTTCGAAGCCGCCCTCACCTACGCTCGCGAGCGCACTCAATTTGGTGTAGCCCTGACCGAACACCAGAGCATCGCCAACATGCTCGCCGACATGCACACCCGCCTCAACGCCACGCGTTTGCTGATACTACATGCAGCTCGCCTGCGCACTGAAGGTGTGCCTTGCCTCTCGGAGGCGTCCCAAGCCAAGCTGTTCGCCAGCGAAATGGCCGAGGACGTCTGCTCCAAGGCAGTACAGATCCATGGCGGCTATGGCTACCTGGAAGACTACCCGGTGGAGCGGCTGTATCGCGACGCGCGGATCACCCAGATCTACGAAGGCACCAGTGAAATTCAGCGCCTGCTGATTGCCCGAGAGCTGAAGAACTACCCGTTGTAA